Proteins from a genomic interval of Flammeovirgaceae bacterium SG7u.111:
- the dtd gene encoding D-aminoacyl-tRNA deacylase, whose product MIAIIQKVSSASVTIEGEIKGEIAQGLMVLLGVGQDDGDEDIEWLSGKIVNLRIFDDENGVMNKSLLDVSGDILLISQFTLHASTKKGNRPGYNSAAKPDIAIPLYEKMIKALEGKIGKEIETGEFGAYMQVALVNDGPVTIDIDTKNKK is encoded by the coding sequence ATGATCGCGATTATTCAGAAAGTAAGTTCAGCTTCAGTAACTATAGAAGGTGAAATAAAAGGAGAAATAGCCCAAGGGTTAATGGTTTTGTTGGGAGTTGGGCAAGACGATGGTGATGAGGACATAGAGTGGCTCAGTGGAAAAATAGTAAACCTCAGAATTTTTGATGATGAGAATGGCGTGATGAATAAATCTCTTTTGGACGTTAGCGGCGATATTTTGCTCATCAGCCAGTTTACACTCCATGCCAGTACAAAAAAAGGAAATAGACCTGGGTATAACTCCGCTGCCAAACCTGACATTGCCATTCCCTTATATGAAAAAATGATAAAAGCACTGGAGGGCAAAATAGGGAAAGAAATAGAAACAGGAGAGTTTGGTGCCTACATGCAAGTAGCCCTTGTAAATGACGGTCCTGTCACCATCGATATTGATACAAAAAACAAAAAGTAA
- a CDS encoding nucleotide pyrophosphohydrolase yields the protein MTIEEAQKIVDEWINTTGVRYFNELTNTAILMEEVGEVARIMSRKYGEQSFKKSDEEVDLGDEMADVLFVLICLANQTGIDLTEALRKNLDKKTNRDSERHKNNPKLS from the coding sequence ATGACGATAGAAGAAGCTCAAAAAATAGTGGATGAATGGATTAATACGACTGGAGTTAGATACTTCAATGAGCTTACAAACACTGCCATTTTAATGGAAGAGGTTGGAGAGGTCGCCCGAATTATGTCCAGAAAATATGGGGAGCAGTCGTTTAAAAAGTCCGATGAAGAAGTTGACTTGGGAGATGAAATGGCAGATGTGCTTTTCGTACTTATCTGCTTAGCTAATCAAACAGGAATCGACCTTACCGAAGCCCTTAGGAAAAACCTAGATAAAAAAACAAACAGAGATTCGGAAAGGCACAAAAACAACCCAAAACTTTCTTAA
- the asnB gene encoding asparagine synthase (glutamine-hydrolyzing) codes for MCGFTGVYAFNELGRIFTINTHNSNEKLAHRGPDAAMLFSEGKVSLGHRRLSILDLSSDGNQPMSDPTGRYTIAFNGEIYNFQELRGKLQQAGISFKSQTDTEVLLQLYIRDGEKCLNQLNGFFTFAIFDQEENSIFIARDRFGIKPLVYYLDEDKLLFASELNALKAYNLDLQLDHTSLYQYLQLNYIPAPNTIYKNTFKLMPGHFMKVKGREIEIKNWYEIPETTDYSSALSYDNAKSKLIDLLDDAVQKRMISDVPLGAFLSGGIDSSVIVALASQHTSLLNTFSVGFSNEPLFDETAYAEKVANKYKTNHTVFNLTNDDFFQHITDLLDFYGEPFADSSAIPVYILSKYTRQKVTVALSGDGADEIFAGYHKHFGEFKARENALPAQLLKAMNPILGVLPKSRNTAMGNKIRQFHRFSEGMKLSPSERYWFLCSWNAEQSVRGMLNQEVLAEVDSEAYSIRKAEILKGINGKDFNEFLRADMRMTLPNDMLHKVDSMSMAQSLEVRVPFLDHRLVEFAFGLPASYKIRPNMKKVLLQDAARHLLPEELYNRPKRGFEVPLAKGFKRELRSWIENECLNDSFVKEQKIFDPSYIKNLKHTIFNTTNFDQNSVWTILAFQHWWRNNAF; via the coding sequence ATGTGCGGCTTTACAGGTGTATACGCTTTTAATGAATTAGGCAGAATATTTACTATCAATACTCATAATTCAAATGAGAAATTGGCTCATCGTGGTCCTGATGCTGCTATGCTTTTTTCTGAAGGAAAAGTGAGTTTGGGACATAGGAGGTTATCTATTTTAGATTTGTCTTCCGATGGAAACCAGCCTATGAGCGATCCTACTGGCAGGTATACCATTGCTTTCAACGGAGAGATTTATAATTTTCAGGAACTTCGAGGAAAGTTACAGCAAGCTGGGATTTCCTTTAAAAGCCAAACGGATACGGAAGTATTGCTCCAATTGTATATCCGAGATGGGGAAAAGTGCTTGAATCAATTGAATGGCTTTTTTACTTTTGCCATTTTTGACCAAGAAGAAAATAGTATTTTCATTGCGAGAGATAGGTTCGGGATCAAACCTTTAGTTTATTACCTCGATGAAGACAAGTTGCTTTTTGCTTCTGAACTAAATGCACTGAAAGCATATAATCTCGATCTTCAATTAGATCATACATCTCTTTATCAATACCTCCAACTCAATTATATTCCCGCTCCCAACACTATCTACAAAAATACTTTCAAACTGATGCCTGGGCATTTTATGAAAGTAAAGGGCCGGGAAATAGAGATAAAAAACTGGTACGAGATTCCAGAAACTACGGATTATTCTTCAGCATTGAGTTATGATAATGCCAAGTCCAAATTGATAGATCTTTTGGATGATGCAGTGCAGAAAAGAATGATCTCAGATGTGCCGCTTGGAGCTTTTTTGAGTGGGGGAATTGATTCTTCGGTAATTGTTGCCTTGGCTTCCCAGCATACTTCATTGCTCAATACCTTTTCAGTAGGTTTCAGCAATGAGCCTTTGTTTGACGAAACTGCCTATGCCGAAAAAGTAGCTAATAAATACAAAACGAATCATACGGTTTTCAACCTCACCAACGATGATTTTTTCCAGCATATCACCGATCTGCTAGACTTCTACGGTGAGCCGTTTGCCGATTCTTCGGCTATTCCTGTGTACATTCTTTCTAAATATACAAGACAAAAAGTGACTGTAGCCCTTTCGGGAGATGGCGCAGATGAGATTTTTGCAGGATACCATAAGCATTTTGGAGAGTTTAAAGCTCGGGAAAATGCCTTGCCGGCTCAGTTGCTCAAAGCAATGAACCCAATTTTGGGAGTTTTGCCTAAAAGCCGAAATACGGCTATGGGGAATAAAATTAGGCAATTCCACCGTTTTTCTGAAGGGATGAAACTATCTCCAAGTGAGCGCTATTGGTTTTTGTGTTCGTGGAATGCAGAGCAAAGTGTAAGAGGAATGCTTAACCAAGAAGTACTGGCAGAGGTAGATTCGGAAGCCTACTCAATCAGGAAAGCTGAAATTTTGAAGGGGATAAATGGAAAGGATTTCAATGAATTTTTAAGGGCAGATATGCGGATGACGTTGCCCAACGATATGCTTCATAAAGTTGATTCAATGTCCATGGCGCAGAGCTTAGAAGTTCGAGTTCCATTCCTCGACCATAGGTTGGTGGAGTTTGCCTTCGGCTTACCTGCTTCTTACAAGATAAGGCCGAATATGAAAAAGGTTTTATTGCAAGATGCTGCCCGCCACTTATTGCCTGAAGAATTATACAATCGACCAAAAAGAGGCTTTGAAGTTCCTTTGGCAAAAGGCTTCAAAAGAGAGCTAAGAAGTTGGATAGAAAATGAGTGTTTGAACGATAGTTTTGTGAAGGAGCAAAAAATCTTTGATCCTTCCTATATCAAAAACTTAAAACACACAATTTTCAACACAACAAATTTTGATCAAAACAGTGTTTGGACAATTTTAGCATTTCAGCATTGGTGGAGAAATAATGCTTTTTAA
- the ispF gene encoding 2-C-methyl-D-erythritol 2,4-cyclodiphosphate synthase, with product MKIRIGQGYDVHRLVEGADFWLGGILVPHTHGAIGHSDADVLIHTICDALLGAANMRDIGFHFSDQDSKYKGIDSKILLKDVMKLIRDKGYEIGNVDATICLQAPKVNPHIPAMKKCLAEVMEIEEEDISIKATTTEKLGFVGEKEGVAAFAVALITK from the coding sequence ATGAAAATACGAATTGGGCAAGGGTACGATGTCCACAGATTGGTCGAAGGAGCGGATTTTTGGTTGGGAGGCATCCTTGTCCCTCATACCCATGGAGCTATTGGTCATTCAGATGCAGATGTGCTAATCCATACTATTTGCGATGCCCTTCTTGGGGCTGCTAATATGCGAGATATCGGCTTTCATTTTTCCGACCAAGATTCTAAATATAAAGGCATCGATAGCAAAATTCTTCTGAAGGATGTGATGAAGCTTATAAGAGATAAGGGCTATGAAATTGGGAATGTAGATGCTACTATTTGCCTTCAAGCTCCTAAGGTAAATCCGCATATTCCTGCTATGAAAAAATGCCTTGCCGAGGTGATGGAAATTGAAGAAGAAGATATATCGATAAAGGCAACTACTACTGAAAAACTTGGATTTGTTGGAGAAAAAGAAGGCGTAGCAGCATTTGCCGTAGCGCTCATTACAAAATAA
- a CDS encoding YggS family pyridoxal phosphate-dependent enzyme, producing MELVKNLEKINQELSGAGCRLVAVSKTKPVSMLQEAYDAGVRIFGENRVQELVAKNEELPQDIEWHMIGHLQTNKVKQIASFVNMIHSVESFKLLEEINKRAAQHDRVVNCLLQIHIAQEESKFGLDEKGLLEILQNEKLASLENICVKGLMGMATFTQDKEQVRSEFKSLKQLFDRVATLELPSNVDLKEVSMGMSGDYKIAIEEGSTLVRVGSLIFGSRS from the coding sequence GTGGAGTTAGTTAAGAATTTAGAAAAAATAAATCAAGAACTTTCTGGAGCAGGTTGTAGATTGGTGGCGGTAAGCAAAACTAAGCCTGTTTCCATGCTGCAGGAAGCTTATGATGCAGGGGTGAGGATTTTTGGTGAAAACCGGGTGCAAGAGTTGGTGGCCAAAAATGAGGAATTGCCCCAGGATATCGAATGGCACATGATTGGTCATTTGCAAACCAATAAGGTAAAGCAAATTGCTAGTTTCGTGAACATGATTCATTCCGTAGAGAGTTTTAAACTTCTTGAAGAAATAAATAAAAGAGCAGCCCAGCACGACCGGGTAGTCAATTGCTTACTGCAAATACATATAGCGCAGGAAGAGAGTAAATTTGGCTTGGATGAAAAAGGACTATTAGAGATTTTACAAAATGAAAAACTAGCTTCTTTGGAAAATATTTGTGTGAAAGGTCTGATGGGAATGGCAACTTTTACACAAGACAAAGAACAGGTTAGGAGTGAGTTTAAGTCATTAAAACAACTTTTTGATAGAGTAGCTACTCTGGAACTTCCTTCAAATGTAGATTTAAAGGAGGTTTCGATGGGTATGAGTGGCGACTACAAAATTGCCATTGAGGAAGGTAGCACTTTGGTCAGAGTTGGGAGTTTAATTTTTGGAAGTAGATCATAA
- the serS gene encoding serine--tRNA ligase translates to MLQVSFIKENKEKVIKGLEKKFFPKASETVEEVLATDEERRSLQVQRDQVLAESNKISKQIGAMMKAGNKEEAEKAKAEAARMRNESKEISEKVTITEEKLTKLLYQIPNIPHESVPEGRTAEDNEIVLEGGEKVELDDMALPHWELISKYDIIDFDLGNKVTGAGFPFYKGKGARLQRALKNFFLDEAMDAGYTEVQPPIVVNEASALGTGQLPDKEGQMYKIENHDYYLIPTAEVPLTNIYRDEIVRKEDLPIKLAGFTPCFRREAGSWGADVRGLNRLHQFDKVEIIQVTTPEASYDTLIVMRNHIEGLLNKLELPYRILNLCGGDISFNAALCFDMEVYSAAQKRWLEVSSVSNFETFQANRLKLRYRDEDNKPRLAHTLNGSALALPRILAAILENNQTAEGIKIPKVLQPYCGFDVIS, encoded by the coding sequence ATGTTACAAGTTTCTTTCATAAAAGAGAATAAAGAAAAAGTAATCAAAGGCTTAGAAAAAAAGTTTTTCCCCAAGGCTAGTGAGACGGTAGAAGAAGTTTTGGCTACAGATGAGGAAAGAAGATCTTTGCAAGTGCAGAGAGATCAAGTCCTTGCTGAGTCCAATAAGATATCAAAGCAGATAGGTGCGATGATGAAGGCGGGGAATAAAGAAGAAGCTGAAAAAGCTAAGGCAGAGGCTGCTAGAATGCGAAATGAATCGAAAGAGATAAGCGAAAAGGTAACCATTACGGAAGAGAAGCTGACAAAATTACTCTATCAGATTCCTAATATCCCCCATGAAAGCGTGCCAGAAGGCAGAACTGCAGAAGACAATGAAATAGTTTTGGAAGGAGGTGAGAAAGTCGAATTGGACGACATGGCTCTTCCACATTGGGAATTGATTTCCAAATATGACATTATAGACTTTGATTTAGGTAATAAGGTAACAGGTGCAGGATTTCCCTTTTATAAAGGAAAAGGGGCTCGGTTGCAAAGGGCTTTGAAAAACTTTTTCTTAGACGAAGCAATGGATGCCGGCTATACCGAAGTACAACCGCCAATAGTGGTGAACGAAGCATCGGCGTTGGGTACGGGGCAGTTGCCTGATAAAGAAGGTCAGATGTATAAAATAGAAAATCACGATTATTATTTGATCCCTACAGCCGAAGTACCTCTAACCAATATCTATAGAGATGAAATTGTAAGGAAAGAAGATTTACCTATCAAATTGGCAGGGTTTACCCCGTGTTTTAGGAGAGAAGCAGGTTCTTGGGGGGCTGATGTAAGAGGCTTGAACAGATTACACCAATTTGACAAGGTAGAAATCATTCAAGTTACCACTCCAGAGGCTTCTTACGATACCCTGATTGTGATGAGAAACCACATAGAAGGTTTGTTGAACAAATTAGAGCTTCCTTACCGAATATTGAACCTATGTGGAGGTGATATTAGTTTCAATGCAGCATTGTGTTTCGATATGGAAGTATATTCTGCTGCGCAAAAAAGGTGGTTAGAAGTGAGTTCTGTAAGTAACTTTGAGACTTTCCAAGCTAACCGTTTGAAGTTGAGATACCGAGATGAAGACAATAAGCCGCGCTTAGCGCATACCTTGAATGGTAGTGCTTTGGCCTTGCCTCGTATTCTTGCAGCTATTTTAGAAAACAATCAGACAGCAGAAGGCATTAAAATACCTAAGGTTTTACAACCATATTGTGGGTTTGATGTGATTTCCTAA
- a CDS encoding tetratricopeptide repeat protein, translated as MQIFARAENLRKSNNFIAAIDEYERAIALQPENPRFPFSKGMCYFTLKDYDNAVMAFEETSKLKSDFVPAYTMMAKSYQALERFVKVEESLDLAFKFEMNDKKRMAYKESIIKMLFDQKNFEKALRHINDAKALNPNSLNILYYEASIHNSKGNYEAAKQAMVTATNAIPVKDPKKVARFYYELGYAYNKLGEYEKSSEAFKYANFGPYKSLIAKLSPKFYTTAAICYMRINHFEKSKEMLHTALKMQPNFSQAYVFLSNISKKEANQNVALDELKKAASVESDPKNLANIYKNMAQIQLDNGLYQEAISSAETYLKSEPKNYQVLFIKGIAQYHLKDFKQALVTLDNVANTPGLDVESSSKFYFALGLAYWDVKDFKMAKNCLKRAQYGPYKSVSTMLYEEVETEEKNNTNKKS; from the coding sequence ATGCAAATTTTTGCAAGGGCTGAAAACCTCAGAAAAAGCAACAATTTCATCGCTGCTATAGATGAATATGAGCGTGCTATTGCTTTACAGCCAGAAAACCCTCGTTTTCCATTCTCTAAAGGCATGTGCTACTTCACCTTAAAGGATTATGACAATGCTGTTATGGCTTTTGAAGAAACATCAAAGCTTAAAAGTGATTTTGTTCCCGCTTATACCATGATGGCAAAGTCTTACCAAGCATTGGAAAGGTTTGTCAAAGTAGAAGAAAGTCTCGATTTAGCATTCAAATTTGAAATGAATGACAAAAAAAGGATGGCTTATAAAGAAAGCATTATCAAAATGCTTTTTGATCAAAAGAACTTTGAAAAAGCGTTGAGGCATATCAATGATGCTAAAGCTTTAAACCCAAATTCTTTGAACATTCTATATTATGAAGCATCTATCCATAACAGCAAAGGTAACTACGAAGCTGCCAAGCAAGCTATGGTTACCGCTACGAATGCAATACCTGTAAAAGACCCTAAAAAAGTCGCTCGTTTCTACTACGAGTTAGGATATGCTTATAATAAACTAGGTGAGTACGAAAAGTCTTCAGAGGCATTTAAATACGCTAACTTTGGTCCGTACAAATCTCTTATAGCCAAGCTTAGCCCCAAATTTTATACTACAGCTGCTATTTGCTATATGAGAATCAACCACTTTGAAAAAAGTAAGGAAATGCTCCACACAGCACTTAAAATGCAACCAAACTTCTCTCAAGCATACGTTTTCTTATCAAATATTTCAAAGAAAGAGGCAAACCAAAATGTTGCACTTGATGAATTAAAAAAAGCAGCTTCTGTAGAGTCAGACCCTAAAAACCTCGCTAATATCTATAAAAATATGGCTCAAATACAGCTTGACAACGGGTTGTATCAAGAAGCTATTAGTTCAGCTGAAACTTACCTCAAGTCCGAGCCTAAAAACTACCAAGTTTTGTTCATTAAGGGAATTGCTCAATATCACCTAAAAGATTTCAAGCAAGCTCTTGTAACTTTAGACAATGTAGCAAATACACCAGGTCTTGATGTAGAATCTTCTTCAAAATTCTACTTTGCCTTAGGTCTTGCTTATTGGGATGTAAAAGATTTTAAAATGGCTAAAAATTGCTTAAAAAGAGCTCAATACGGACCATATAAGTCAGTTTCAACCATGCTCTATGAAGAGGTTGAAACTGAAGAAAAGAACAATACTAATAAGAAAAGCTAG
- a CDS encoding heparinase II/III family protein: MKNITTPALQFTFSILLLFWTGNSLSAQDAPRNFLQTSCGAACLETQLIPKEKWTPFPKYGDRDSWESLPDSLKTFYIKKGEEALGYTWPVLSATLTLQFVRESNRSKYEAEHFERREKLRDLVIAEVIEGKGRFVDEVMNGVWAICEETYWGVPAHLFLQKDSFGLPNIEEPTVDLFAAQTASTLAWTDYLIGDKLDEVSKLIRQRIYVETNRRVFTPLLERDDFWWMGNGEKAVNNWNPWICSSWLSATLLLEKDEKMRIQSVAKATAVLDKFLNIYPEDGACDEGPSYWGRAAASVFDCLELLHSATDGKIDLYSNQLVKDMGAYIYKVHVSGNYFVNFADAPARFTPSHDLVHRYGERIGDAQMIAFGGYLASSNNSFVVDWSLDRVLAGIFNNADLQMAKENGWTPFLRDTWYPDTQVMAARSVPDSDKGLYLAAKGGHNAESHNHNDIGHFLVYVNGNPILVDAGKGTYTAKTFSDERYSIWNNQSAYHNVPVINGMMQKDGREFAAIDVKYKASNSYARFSLDMAKAYPKEAGVVSWKRTLQLNRQKRNITLVEKYKLTKSNGQTSQVFLTPCDVILSEPGEIRLRGRDKNDKPYNLFIIYDFSRFKVSVEEKKLGEDEQDGAIQKVWGDKLNRIVLVDKSTGMSGTWKFLISL; the protein is encoded by the coding sequence ATGAAAAATATCACAACGCCAGCTTTGCAATTTACTTTTTCCATTTTACTCTTATTTTGGACAGGCAATTCTTTGTCTGCACAAGACGCACCACGTAATTTTTTGCAGACTTCGTGTGGGGCAGCTTGTTTAGAAACACAACTTATCCCCAAAGAAAAATGGACTCCATTTCCCAAGTATGGGGATCGGGATAGTTGGGAATCGCTTCCCGATAGCTTGAAGACTTTTTATATAAAAAAGGGAGAAGAGGCTCTTGGCTATACTTGGCCAGTGCTTTCTGCTACGCTAACACTTCAATTTGTAAGAGAATCAAATCGCTCAAAATACGAAGCGGAACATTTTGAACGGAGGGAGAAATTACGGGACTTGGTCATAGCCGAGGTGATAGAAGGGAAAGGAAGGTTTGTAGATGAGGTGATGAATGGCGTGTGGGCTATTTGTGAAGAAACGTATTGGGGAGTACCGGCGCATTTATTTCTTCAGAAAGATAGTTTTGGTTTGCCAAATATAGAAGAGCCAACGGTTGACCTGTTTGCAGCACAAACGGCAAGTACTCTTGCATGGACAGATTACTTGATAGGTGATAAACTAGATGAAGTATCTAAGCTTATCCGCCAAAGAATATATGTAGAAACCAATCGGAGAGTATTCACTCCTCTGTTGGAAAGAGATGACTTTTGGTGGATGGGGAACGGAGAGAAAGCGGTAAATAATTGGAACCCGTGGATATGTTCTAGCTGGCTTTCAGCTACCTTATTGCTTGAAAAAGATGAGAAAATGAGAATTCAGTCAGTTGCGAAGGCAACTGCTGTGCTAGATAAATTTTTAAATATTTACCCTGAAGATGGGGCTTGTGATGAAGGACCAAGTTACTGGGGAAGGGCTGCGGCTTCCGTATTCGATTGTTTGGAACTGCTTCACAGTGCAACGGATGGAAAGATTGATTTGTATAGCAATCAGTTAGTCAAGGATATGGGCGCTTATATTTATAAGGTACATGTCTCGGGAAATTACTTTGTGAATTTTGCTGATGCCCCAGCTCGATTTACTCCTTCTCATGATCTAGTTCATAGGTATGGCGAACGGATTGGTGATGCTCAAATGATTGCCTTTGGAGGGTATTTGGCAAGTAGTAATAACTCCTTCGTTGTCGATTGGAGTTTAGATAGAGTGTTGGCGGGTATTTTTAATAATGCTGATCTGCAGATGGCTAAGGAAAATGGATGGACTCCTTTTTTGAGAGATACTTGGTATCCAGATACACAAGTAATGGCAGCTCGCTCAGTGCCTGACTCTGACAAGGGGCTTTATTTGGCGGCAAAAGGAGGGCATAATGCAGAAAGCCACAATCATAATGATATAGGGCATTTTCTTGTGTATGTGAATGGAAACCCTATTTTGGTCGATGCTGGAAAAGGGACTTATACAGCTAAAACATTCAGCGATGAGCGTTATTCTATTTGGAATAATCAGTCGGCATATCATAATGTTCCTGTGATAAATGGGATGATGCAAAAGGATGGGCGAGAGTTTGCCGCAATAGATGTGAAATATAAAGCATCAAATAGCTATGCACGGTTTTCTTTGGATATGGCTAAGGCTTACCCAAAAGAAGCTGGAGTAGTTTCGTGGAAGAGGACTTTACAGCTGAATAGGCAAAAACGAAATATAACCTTGGTTGAAAAGTATAAGCTTACAAAATCAAACGGACAAACTTCTCAGGTATTTCTAACTCCTTGTGATGTGATTTTGAGTGAGCCAGGAGAAATTAGGTTGAGGGGCAGAGATAAAAATGACAAACCTTATAACTTGTTTATTATTTACGATTTTTCAAGGTTTAAAGTAAGTGTTGAAGAAAAAAAATTGGGAGAGGATGAACAAGATGGTGCAATCCAAAAAGTATGGGGGGATAAACTGAATAGAATAGTATTAGTAGATAAATCTACAGGTATGAGTGGTACTTGGAAGTTTTTAATTTCATTGTAG
- the recF gene encoding DNA replication and repair protein RecF (All proteins in this family for which functions are known are DNA-binding proteins that assist the filamentation of RecA onto DNA for the initiation of recombination or recombinational repair.) encodes MFLEEIYLYNFKNYEELKLSFSKDINCVVGPNGVGKTNLLDAIHYLCLTKSAFQSVEQLNIKHEEYLFVVRGNFIKQENKTEVQCSFQQGKKKVVKVDRKEHEKISEHIGRYPCVMISPDDIDLVREGSEFRRRYFDSMISQLDQVYMQNLMRYNHTLRQRNALLKQFSETQRVDLDLLEPYDQLLLEMGKLIFERRKLFLEEFTSCFQEFYKDISESHEEVGLVYQSDWGKGDFEAVFKKALDRDVFLQRTSKGIHKDDFVFEIGEGYSLKKFGSQGQKKSFVIALKLSQFEVSREAHKDPPILLLDDIFDKLDDLRISKILSMIEAHRFGQIFISDARPERSAQLLASLEKEVEFYRVEEFK; translated from the coding sequence ATGTTTTTAGAAGAAATTTATCTATATAATTTTAAGAATTACGAAGAACTAAAACTGAGTTTTTCAAAAGACATCAACTGTGTGGTGGGTCCTAATGGAGTGGGGAAAACCAACCTGCTTGATGCTATCCACTATTTATGCCTGACTAAAAGTGCCTTCCAGTCTGTAGAGCAGTTGAATATTAAGCATGAAGAGTATCTTTTTGTGGTGAGAGGAAATTTTATCAAGCAGGAGAATAAGACAGAGGTTCAATGTAGTTTTCAGCAGGGGAAAAAGAAGGTAGTAAAGGTTGACCGGAAAGAGCATGAGAAAATAAGTGAGCATATCGGCAGGTATCCGTGTGTGATGATTTCACCAGATGATATCGATTTGGTACGAGAAGGGAGTGAGTTTAGGAGAAGGTATTTCGATAGTATGATTTCTCAACTAGATCAGGTTTATATGCAAAATCTGATGCGGTATAATCACACTTTGAGGCAGCGAAATGCACTTTTGAAACAATTTTCTGAAACTCAGCGGGTTGATTTGGACTTGCTTGAGCCTTACGATCAGTTGCTGCTAGAAATGGGGAAACTTATTTTTGAGCGTAGGAAATTATTTTTAGAAGAGTTCACTAGTTGCTTCCAAGAGTTTTATAAAGATATAAGCGAAAGCCATGAAGAAGTAGGTTTGGTGTATCAGTCAGACTGGGGAAAAGGTGATTTTGAAGCGGTCTTTAAGAAAGCTTTGGACAGAGATGTTTTTTTACAAAGAACCTCAAAAGGAATACACAAAGATGATTTCGTATTTGAAATAGGCGAAGGGTATTCTCTTAAAAAATTTGGCTCGCAGGGGCAAAAAAAGTCATTTGTGATTGCTCTGAAGCTTTCCCAGTTTGAGGTTTCGAGGGAAGCGCATAAAGACCCGCCAATTCTATTGCTCGATGATATTTTTGACAAACTAGACGACCTGAGAATCTCCAAAATCCTCTCCATGATAGAAGCCCATCGTTTTGGGCAAATTTTCATTTCCGATGCCAGACCAGAAAGGTCTGCTCAATTGCTTGCATCTTTAGAAAAAGAAGTTGAATTTTATAGGGTTGAGGAATTTAAGTAG
- the queA gene encoding tRNA preQ1(34) S-adenosylmethionine ribosyltransferase-isomerase QueA: MKLSAFKFDLPPELVAKYPTDNRDESRLMVIHKDTGKIEHKVFKDIVDYFGEGDTMVMNDTKVFPARLYGNKEKTGAKIEVFLLRELNQESHLWDVLVDPARKIRVGNKLYFGEGELVAEVIDNTTSRGRTIRFLFDGTDEEFYKAVDSLGETPLPKDIERAAEPSDRERFQTIFAKNKGAVAAPTAGMHFTQQVTKRMEIKGVDMVPITLHVGLGTFREVDVEDLTKHKMDSENFQVPQATVDMVNKALENKKNVCAIGTTAMRALETSVSASERLKENGGWTDKFIFPPYEFKICKSLVTNFHKPMSTLLMMAAAFGGYDLMMEAYQVAIKEKYRFLSYGDAMLVI; encoded by the coding sequence ATGAAATTATCAGCGTTTAAATTTGATTTACCCCCAGAATTAGTTGCTAAATATCCAACAGATAACCGAGATGAGTCTCGTTTGATGGTTATCCATAAAGATACTGGCAAGATAGAACATAAAGTATTTAAAGACATTGTAGATTACTTTGGAGAAGGTGATACTATGGTGATGAACGATACCAAGGTATTCCCTGCACGTCTTTATGGAAACAAAGAGAAAACGGGAGCGAAGATTGAAGTCTTCTTGTTGAGAGAATTAAACCAAGAGTCCCACTTGTGGGATGTATTGGTTGATCCTGCTCGTAAAATCCGTGTTGGAAACAAGTTATACTTTGGTGAAGGCGAGTTAGTTGCCGAGGTAATTGACAATACTACTTCAAGAGGAAGAACTATCCGCTTCTTGTTTGACGGAACAGATGAGGAGTTTTACAAAGCTGTAGATTCTTTAGGAGAAACGCCTCTTCCTAAAGATATAGAGCGTGCTGCTGAGCCTTCGGACAGAGAGCGTTTCCAAACAATTTTTGCTAAAAATAAAGGAGCGGTTGCAGCACCAACTGCAGGAATGCACTTTACCCAGCAGGTGACCAAAAGGATGGAAATCAAGGGTGTTGACATGGTTCCTATCACGTTGCACGTAGGTTTGGGTACGTTCCGAGAAGTAGACGTAGAAGATTTGACCAAGCACAAAATGGATTCAGAGAATTTCCAAGTACCACAGGCAACTGTAGACATGGTGAACAAAGCTTTGGAGAACAAAAAGAATGTATGTGCGATTGGTACTACAGCCATGAGAGCTCTTGAAACCTCGGTTTCGGCTTCTGAAAGGTTGAAGGAAAATGGAGGATGGACTGACAAGTTTATTTTCCCTCCTTACGAATTCAAAATATGTAAGTCGTTGGTGACTAACTTCCACAAGCCAATGTCTACCTTATTGATGATGGCCGCTGCATTTGGTGGTTATGATTTGATGATGGAGGCTTATCAGGTAGCGATAAAAGAAAAATATCGTTTCTTGAGCTATGGCGATGCGATGTTGGTGATTTAA